CGAAAACCTGCTGCAGGGATTCCTCCGGAATCCGGCTCCCGTTGTTTTCAATGTCGATGATCGAAACACCCTTCTGCTTACTTCCCTGTCCGGAGTAAATTTTGATCCGGATTTCTCGTTTATCGATGCCGGATTCAATGATGGCATCCCTTGCATTGTTGAGTACATTGAAGACACCGTGACAGAACTCATTCTTATAACCGTACGCGTTCAAGTTCACCTCTGAATCCTCTATGACCGTAATGCGATTGATCTTAATACTTTCCTGCATCAGGCTAAGCGCCGTATCCACAGCATCAGCGAGAGAGAAATAATCCTTCTTCCTGGAAGGTTTCAGAAAGTCCGCAAAATCATCCACCGTACCCGACATATTTTTGATGTAAGACCGCATATTGCTGATATGCTCCCGCAATTGTTGTTCTGTCAGATTTCCTTGCTTCCAATCATCCCAAAGGTTTGAAAGAGTAATGCTCATCACGTTCAGAGGCTGCTTCCACTGGTGCGCGATGTTTCCCACCATTTCACCCAGTTTTGCCTGCCTGGATTGATGATGCATGATTACGTCCTTTTGTTCATATTCTCTTACGATAGGACTCAGTGAGATTTTAGAGAAATAAAAGGAATATATGAGCACACCTGACAGAATCAAACCGGCTATGGTATAGATCATCTGCTTGAGGTGCAGAATCGGCAGCAGCAGGTGGTTCTCGCTCTGGGAAAGTGCAAGAATCCAGCCATTTGTAGTCTTGGAATAAGCGGTAAGATATCGATCACCCTTCACTTCTGCGTAGGTGATGGCTTCCTCTTCCGAGGCAACCACGCCCTCCTTGTCCGCTGGTGCAATGTGATCTGGAAGATTAAGAATTCCCGCCTGCTTCATCTCCATGAAAATCTCTTCTGAGGTACTTCCAGCAAGGTAGTTTCCAGCCCCATCCATCAGGAAGGCATATCCCCCGGCTTCCATTTGGATATTTTTTACCGTATCGAGCATATCGTCTATGAAAATATCAGTACCCGCCACACCAATGAGCTGCCCGTACTTGTCATTACAGGCGCGTGAGTACGTAACGGAATAGACGCCAAGGTACTTATCATACTCTACGCCGCTCCAGTTTTTCCCTTTCCTGATTGCCTGAAAGTAATATGCATCCGTTTCCTTTCCGTCAACAAGCCAGTCTGTTACAGTATTGTCCGCTTCCATGTGGAATACTTCACCAGCCTCGTTCCTCAAATACCAAACTTCATCATTGCCTCCGCTTGTCTTGGGATTAAATGTGACGTAAAGACTCTTTGTTTCTGGAATGTCCTCCATGGTCAGGCGAATGATATCGGCCAAGTTTTCTTCTATCTTCAAAAACTCCAAGCGATCTTTTGAAACCTTGGAGGCAGTAAAGCCACTTGATACAACCGTACTGATCAGATCCACTGCATTTTCATGGGTCTTCAGTTCTCTGCTGAATTGGCTGGCATATTTCGCAGATGCATGAACAAGTCCTCGCTTGACCTCTTCCTGCATGACCGCTCTGCTCTTACTAATAGCGGTACCGCTGAGGATCAAAGCGATGATCAAAGAGCAGCAAAAGAGAGATAAAATTATTTTTAACGTGATGTGCTTCATAAAAATACCCGCTTGCATACCGATTCTACTTTTTACCAAGGGAGCGCTGTTGGAAGGAAAGGAGCACAGCTTTGAATGAACCAGCGTTACCCTAAAACATAGCAGAGAATTTTTATCCTGTCAACTCACGGAACTGCCGATTCGTTTCCCATACACTTGCATTAGCGGGTCACGTGTCCGACATAATTCGAAGCGATTTTACAAAGAATTTACACGATCTTAAAATACTTTTATCCGTGACAGAATATAATTTTAGTAAGGAAGTAACGGTTCAATGAAAAGTGCGCAAATGATCGAGGAAATTTTTCGATTAGCACGAAAATGTGCGCACGGAATGACTCGGCACTTCCCCAAGAGAGGAAGGAGGTATTCCTTTGATTAAAAATTATATCCTTGATACAAATGTTTTGATTCATTTTCCGGGATCCATCCATACCTTTGCCGACAACAACGTCATCATACCGCTGATCTGCCTGGAAGAACTCGACAACCTGAAGAAAAAAGAAGGGATCCTAGGTTACCATGCCCGTGAGGCTATCCGCGAAATCAGCAACGTAAGACAATACGGCGATATTCGCAAAGGGGTTAAGCTTCCCGGCGGCGGAACGCTGAGAGTAGAAATGAATCACTTGAATCCAGTTGATATCCCCGATGGTGTAGATTTAAATAAAAACGACAACAAAATTATCATTATGGCTCTGAATTTAAAACGAGAATCAAAAAACATCAACACAATTCTAGTGACAAAGGACCTCTGTGTGGCCATCAAGGCCGAATCCCTCAACATTGAGGTTCAGGACTATCAAAATGACAAGATTGACGTGGACCGCATTTATAAAGGCTACCGAGAAATCACACTTCCATCCTCTCAAATCGACAAGATCTATGCAGGCGGTCTAAAGCCAAACAGAAAAACAGGTGCAGACATCAACCCAAACGAATTTTTCTGTATCAAAAGCAGCGACAGCAGCACCCACGAAACCTTAGCCAGATATGACGGCAGTAAGATCCTTCCCCTGAAATATGGTAATGAAAGGGCTTGGGGGCTGTCCCCTAAAAATCGGGAGCAGCGTCTGGCCTTTGAGCTCCTTATGGATGAAGACATTCATCTTGTCACCCTCAGCGGCGGCGCGGGAACAGGAAAATCCATCCTGTCGGTTGCAGTTGCCCTTCAAAAAGTAATAGAGAATAATGTATATGATAAAATTATCTTCGTAAAGCCGGTGGTTTCCGCAGGGGATCCCATCGGTTTTTTGCCCGGAACTGAAAATGCAAAGCTGAAGCCATTTATGGATTCCTTCGGTGACTCCATTGAAAATCTGATGACAGAACGCAGCAGACGTCAATCAACGGATAAAGGGAATAAGATTAAGAAAAATGCAAAAAAACACGGTGAGTACCAAGAAAAGCCTTCCTTCTCAGCGGAAAGCTTTCTCGAGCAGTATCAGGATGCAGGGGTGATTGAAATGAAGACCTTTGCGTTTATGCGTGGCCGAACTCTAGCCAATGCCATGGTGATCATTGATGAAGCGCAGGAAATTACGCCGCATCTTGCCAAACTCATGCTGACAAGAGCCGGTCAGGGCGCAAAGTTTGTCATGATTGGTGATCCTTCAGATAACCAGATAGACAATGCACTTGTGGATTCCAAGTCAAACGGTTTGGTTTACGTCATTGAAAAGATGAAATCCTATGGTATCACAGGCCATATATCCCTGGAAGAAGTAGAACGCAGCCCTCTGGCAAAGATTGCGGAGGAATGTCTGTAGTCATTGTATGAGCCGACTGAAATATCGATTTAACCGAAGGATAGGCATTGCAACAAAAGGCAAAAGTCTATCCTTTCGTTTTCTATCAGTGTTCGGTGTTGCTGCAGCCATTGCTTTTGCTTTTTCTATGAACAGCTCTTGTATATTTATTTCATTCAAATGATCAGGCTGACGCTTGTAGGTTCCGTTCTTCTGCATGATCCGTGCCTTTTCCGTATCGTATAACATCGAATCAAAAATCTCATTAATTCTATCCCTGATTTCTTCTGAATAGATGGGACAGGCAATTTCCACCCGCCTCTGCATGTTCCTTGTCATCAGATCTGCTGAGGAAATATAGAGTTTTTGCTCTTTTCCAATCCCAAACCGAAATATGCGAGAGTGCTCTAAAAACCGCCCTACAATATTGACAATATGTATGTTTTCTGTTTCTCCGGGGACACCCGGGAGGATACAACAGATTCCGCGGACGATCATGGTAATCTTGACGCCTGCGCAGGAAGCTTCTCTAAGTTTATTGATGAGATCAACATCTGTTACGGAGTTTACCTTGATTGCGATTCGCCCCTCCTCTTTCTTCGCAGCTTCTTCTTCAATGAGTTCTATGAGCTTGCTCTTCATGCTGAAAGGAGCCGCAAGCAGATGGAAGTATTCACCGCGCAGATTTGATATGGTCATGTTTTTAAAGAAATCGGATGCATCTTTTCCGATATCCTGATTTGCGGTAATCAATGAAAAATCAGTATAAAGTTCTGTGGTCTTCTCGTTGTAGTTTCCAGTTCCTACCTGGGTGATGAACTGATACTCTCCGTGGATTTTTCGTGTTATGAGACACAATTTCGAGTGAACCTTATATTCTCCGATTCCGTAAATCAACCTGCAGCCCGATTCTTCCAAGCGTTCGGACCAATCGATATTGTTCTGTTCATCAAACCGCGCCCGAAGTTCTATGAGCACCACGACTTCTTTTCCGTTTTCTGCGGCAGCACATAGGTACTCTACCAGCTTCGTCTTGTTGGCGAGACGGTAGATCGTAATCTTGATAGAAATTACACCGGGATCATAAGCCGCTTCCCGAATCATTCTTAGGAATGGCTCCATACTCTCATAGGGGTAGGTCAGGAGCAGATCTTTTCTGACGGCCTGTGCCAGTATACTTTCCCGACCTGAAATCATCGGAGAAGCCTGAGGCTTAAAGGGACGATAATACAGTTTTGCTTTCAGTTTATGATCTATAACGGCAGAAATCTGGGAATCAAAGTTCATCGCGATGGGTGATCTACTGCAATAAATTTGGTTTTGTGTGATGTTCAATTTATCTTTCAGCGTTTCTTTCAGCCATCCGCTGATTTTTTGCTCCGTTTCCAGGCGGACAATCTCCAGGCGGCTTCTCTTTTTCAGCAGTTTCTTCATGGTGCTTCTGAAATCGTCTACAATGTCGATATCCTCATCCTCAAGGGTAAGGTCTGCATTGCGTGTCACATAGAAGAGCACCTTCTCCTTGATGGGATACATATTGAAAATCATGTGAGCGTATTCCCGGATTAGCCTTACCGATGGGAGGAACCTTGTTTCTTCAGAAGGCAAAAAGATCAACTCCGGGATGGTTTCAGGAATAGGAATCAGCCCCAGCAAATCCTTGTTCTTATGTTCCAGCTGAAGCGCCATAAATCCCTTTTTATTCGGTATAAAAGGAAATGGGTGATGGTTGTCCACAATTTGCGGAGACAGAATGGGTAAAATATATTTCAAAAAATACTCACTTAAGTATTGGTTTTCTTCTTCACTCAGATCTTTCATGGAAAGATGGCAGATGCCCTTATCTTTCAGCTGCCGTCTGATATCGAAATAAGTCAAATCTCTCTGGAGGTACAGAGGCCTGACCGCTTCGTAGATTTGATCCAGCTGCTGTCTCGCAGTCATCCCCGTCTTGTTGTCAACTCCCGCTTCCTTTTCACCGGCCAGATCACTGAGACTGCCTACACGTATCATGAAAAACTCATCCAGGTTTCTGGAAAATATCGTGATAAATTTCATGCGCTCAAGGAGAGGCACCTCCGGGTCCTGCGCTTCCTGGAGCACACGTTCGTTAAATCTGAGCCAGGAAAGCTCACGATTTTGCATATACAAATATTGATTGGCGCTGCAATCCTTATGATCCATTTTCCCACCCGATCACTGTCTTGATCAAATATCCTTCCCTCACACCGTATTCGCTGATTATGATATCCTGGCTGTTGAAACAGGAAGTAATGGTTCTAAGTATGATCATCCCCGGAATGATGGTGTGAATTCGATCCGGAACCACACGAAGAATCCGCTGTACCCCATCCTTATCATGATAAAAGGATTTCATCACCTTTTTCAGTTGATCCGGCTGGAATTTTCGGTTGGTCAACGGCTCACCATAGAAATCATTGACCAGTTTACAGGCTGCTCTCGTAGTCCCTCCAACGCCGCAAAGGATTGGGGCGGGGGCAGCTCCCTGGTCGAGAGTCTGGAGCTGCTCCTTAATATATTTCTTCATTTTTTTATACTCATCCTTAGTTGGTGTCAGCCCAGAAACAAAATTTGCATAGAGACTCAGAGAGCCCATTGGAATGGAGTAGGTTTTTGATATTTTTCTATTTTGATAAAAAACAAATTCTGTACTTCCTCCGCCAATATCCACAAGAAGTCCTGAATCAACATTAATATGATAAGCCGCCCCTACAAAACCACAGACCCCTTCCTCTTCACCGGAAAGAACCGTGACCTCAAACCCTGTTTTTTCTCTAAGGAGCGTTAAAATCTCGTCCCGATTTTGAACGTTGCGAAGCGAAGCTGTGGCAAGAACAAAAATGTGTTCCACCTTTGTATTCTCTATTATTTTTTGAAAGCCTGACAATACAGAAATCGCCTTTTGAATTCCTCGTTCTGTCATACATCCATTTTGGTCTACATAACTGATCAGTCCAGCGGTATTTTTTCTGCTGAACATTGGTTTGATTTGGCCGTCTTGAATTGCGTAGACGGACAGCCTTATGGTATTGGAACCGATATCGATTACTGCATACATCTTTTTTACTCCCGGAATCATCTTATACTTGATCTTTGCATGATTCATTACCATAATTGTACCGGAATCATGTAACTCTATTGTTAACCCTGTGTTAAAAGAATGTTAAAAAACTGAATTTCCATCCTCCTTTGGCGACGGGAGGTAAGCAGTTCATCAAAGTGCCCGCAAACAAAAACGCCATCGGCCGAGGCCGATGGCGCGAGCGCTGAATCTCTATCGATCCAGGCTTTCCATAACATTATAGTAAATACCTTCATCCGAATAGTTCGGTATATTTCCAATTCTCCAAAGGGAAACACCGTCAATCCCAAAGAGTCTCGCCAGCATAATTTTATCTCCTACGCTGCGTTCATCCTCATACCAAACAAAGTAGTCCTTCCCATCCTCTGTGGTATAGGTAATATATGGATTTCTGTAAAGCTCTGAATAACCCATCTGTGCTCCGCCTTTCAGCCGGTTATAGATTGTCTGCGGCGGCGGGTTAACGGATTTTGCATTGATCAGTTTTCCATTTTCCAGTTCCCATCCGACACTGTTGAAACTGATGGCGAGCGCAACCTTGGAGAGATCCTCTACTCCTGTGGTTTCATCCGTTACAGCTTTTAGTCCATAGTAAACACTGTAAAACGGTGTTAAAGGAGTATTGCGGTAATACTCGGAGTTTAATAAATTATCCGGCATAACGGTCTCATGATAATCATGGGCCATCAGGATCAGCTTATCTGCGGTCTGCCCAATGGTGCGGAAATCATACCCATCATAATAGTACCCATCTGCTGCTGCTGGGGGTACCGCAACATAGAGACTCTTTCCCAAAGGCTTAAGTCCGGCAGACAGTTCCTTCAGAAATTGATTAAATCCTTCTTTCAGTGCACTGCCTTTCATTCCTTCAAAATCTATGGTTACCCCATTGTACGGGTTATATCCAATTGCGTTGTATGAGACGGTAAGCTCGTTAAGAATGGCTTGAACCGCTTGGGTTCTCTGCTTTCCGTCCAGAAGAATGGCGGAGCATACATCTGTGCTCCCATCTGCCAGCGTCACCTTTGTTGTAGTATCAGCATAAATGCTGAGATTCGTTTTCGT
This genomic window from Clostridiales bacterium contains:
- a CDS encoding PhoH family protein: MIKNYILDTNVLIHFPGSIHTFADNNVIIPLICLEELDNLKKKEGILGYHAREAIREISNVRQYGDIRKGVKLPGGGTLRVEMNHLNPVDIPDGVDLNKNDNKIIIMALNLKRESKNINTILVTKDLCVAIKAESLNIEVQDYQNDKIDVDRIYKGYREITLPSSQIDKIYAGGLKPNRKTGADINPNEFFCIKSSDSSTHETLARYDGSKILPLKYGNERAWGLSPKNREQRLAFELLMDEDIHLVTLSGGAGTGKSILSVAVALQKVIENNVYDKIIFVKPVVSAGDPIGFLPGTENAKLKPFMDSFGDSIENLMTERSRRQSTDKGNKIKKNAKKHGEYQEKPSFSAESFLEQYQDAGVIEMKTFAFMRGRTLANAMVIIDEAQEITPHLAKLMLTRAGQGAKFVMIGDPSDNQIDNALVDSKSNGLVYVIEKMKSYGITGHISLEEVERSPLAKIAEECL
- a CDS encoding sensor histidine kinase — its product is MQAGIFMKHITLKIILSLFCCSLIIALILSGTAISKSRAVMQEEVKRGLVHASAKYASQFSRELKTHENAVDLISTVVSSGFTASKVSKDRLEFLKIEENLADIIRLTMEDIPETKSLYVTFNPKTSGGNDEVWYLRNEAGEVFHMEADNTVTDWLVDGKETDAYYFQAIRKGKNWSGVEYDKYLGVYSVTYSRACNDKYGQLIGVAGTDIFIDDMLDTVKNIQMEAGGYAFLMDGAGNYLAGSTSEEIFMEMKQAGILNLPDHIAPADKEGVVASEEEAITYAEVKGDRYLTAYSKTTNGWILALSQSENHLLLPILHLKQMIYTIAGLILSGVLIYSFYFSKISLSPIVREYEQKDVIMHHQSRQAKLGEMVGNIAHQWKQPLNVMSITLSNLWDDWKQGNLTEQQLREHISNMRSYIKNMSGTVDDFADFLKPSRKKDYFSLADAVDTALSLMQESIKINRITVIEDSEVNLNAYGYKNEFCHGVFNVLNNARDAIIESGIDKREIRIKIYSGQGSKQKGVSIIDIENNGSRIPEESLQQVFDPYFTTKEEKGGTGIGLYLTKEIIEAHMAGTIELFNTETGVCCRMIIPREDTHERS
- a CDS encoding phosphatase produces the protein MVMNHAKIKYKMIPGVKKMYAVIDIGSNTIRLSVYAIQDGQIKPMFSRKNTAGLISYVDQNGCMTERGIQKAISVLSGFQKIIENTKVEHIFVLATASLRNVQNRDEILTLLREKTGFEVTVLSGEEEGVCGFVGAAYHINVDSGLLVDIGGGSTEFVFYQNRKISKTYSIPMGSLSLYANFVSGLTPTKDEYKKMKKYIKEQLQTLDQGAAPAPILCGVGGTTRAACKLVNDFYGEPLTNRKFQPDQLKKVMKSFYHDKDGVQRILRVVPDRIHTIIPGMIILRTITSCFNSQDIIISEYGVREGYLIKTVIGWENGS
- the ppk1 gene encoding polyphosphate kinase 1 — encoded protein: MDHKDCSANQYLYMQNRELSWLRFNERVLQEAQDPEVPLLERMKFITIFSRNLDEFFMIRVGSLSDLAGEKEAGVDNKTGMTARQQLDQIYEAVRPLYLQRDLTYFDIRRQLKDKGICHLSMKDLSEEENQYLSEYFLKYILPILSPQIVDNHHPFPFIPNKKGFMALQLEHKNKDLLGLIPIPETIPELIFLPSEETRFLPSVRLIREYAHMIFNMYPIKEKVLFYVTRNADLTLEDEDIDIVDDFRSTMKKLLKKRSRLEIVRLETEQKISGWLKETLKDKLNITQNQIYCSRSPIAMNFDSQISAVIDHKLKAKLYYRPFKPQASPMISGRESILAQAVRKDLLLTYPYESMEPFLRMIREAAYDPGVISIKITIYRLANKTKLVEYLCAAAENGKEVVVLIELRARFDEQNNIDWSERLEESGCRLIYGIGEYKVHSKLCLITRKIHGEYQFITQVGTGNYNEKTTELYTDFSLITANQDIGKDASDFFKNMTISNLRGEYFHLLAAPFSMKSKLIELIEEEAAKKEEGRIAIKVNSVTDVDLINKLREASCAGVKITMIVRGICCILPGVPGETENIHIVNIVGRFLEHSRIFRFGIGKEQKLYISSADLMTRNMQRRVEIACPIYSEEIRDRINEIFDSMLYDTEKARIMQKNGTYKRQPDHLNEINIQELFIEKAKAMAAATPNTDRKRKDRLLPFVAMPILRLNRYFSRLIQ